Proteins from a single region of Butyrivibrio fibrisolvens:
- the rsmH gene encoding 16S rRNA (cytosine(1402)-N(4))-methyltransferase RsmH produces MEEKKHKRRVHYSGKYPKKFEEKYKEHDPEKYKDTVEHVISKGSTPAGMHISIMVKEILDFLQIQPGQQGLDCTLGYGGHTRKMLEQLQGQGCVYGLDIDPIESKKTTARLKDAGFGDDIFKFRLTNFENIDKVAAEAGKFDFVLADLGVSSMQIDNPERGFSYKIDGPLDLRLDPEHGQSAAERLHSITQEEFEGMMIENSDEPYAREIASKVFSQMAKGNPMDTTTALKNAITDALWKVDKSEKEQTIKKSCARVFQALRIDVNSEFEVLYAFLEKLPGILKPGGRVAILTFHSGEDRLVKKSFKALKKEGVYSEVSDEVIRPSAEECRINPRSKSTKMRWAIKA; encoded by the coding sequence ATGGAAGAAAAGAAACACAAAAGAAGAGTTCACTACTCTGGTAAATACCCAAAGAAGTTTGAAGAAAAGTACAAGGAGCACGATCCTGAAAAATATAAGGACACAGTTGAGCACGTTATCAGTAAGGGCTCAACTCCTGCAGGCATGCACATTTCTATCATGGTTAAGGAGATCTTAGACTTTCTTCAGATCCAGCCTGGGCAACAGGGTCTTGACTGCACACTTGGTTATGGCGGTCATACCCGCAAGATGCTTGAGCAGCTTCAGGGACAGGGATGCGTCTACGGCCTTGATATAGATCCTATTGAGTCTAAGAAGACCACAGCGCGCCTTAAAGATGCTGGCTTTGGAGATGATATCTTTAAGTTCAGACTTACTAATTTTGAAAATATAGATAAGGTTGCCGCTGAAGCAGGTAAGTTCGACTTTGTACTTGCCGATCTTGGCGTATCTTCCATGCAGATCGATAATCCTGAAAGAGGCTTTTCTTATAAGATTGACGGACCACTTGATCTTCGTCTCGACCCTGAGCACGGCCAGTCCGCTGCAGAAAGGCTCCACAGCATTACTCAGGAAGAGTTTGAAGGAATGATGATCGAAAACTCTGATGAGCCTTATGCCAGGGAGATCGCGTCAAAGGTCTTTTCCCAGATGGCTAAGGGCAATCCTATGGATACCACAACTGCCCTCAAGAATGCTATAACTGACGCTCTCTGGAAGGTCGATAAGTCTGAAAAAGAGCAGACGATCAAGAAGAGCTGCGCAAGAGTATTTCAGGCGCTTCGCATAGATGTTAACAGCGAGTTCGAGGTTTTATATGCCTTCCTTGAAAAGCTTCCCGGCATCCTTAAGCCTGGCGGCAGAGTTGCGATCCTGACTTTCCATTCAGGTGAGGACAGGCTTGTCAAGAAGTCTTTTAAAGCTCTGAAAAAAGAGGGTGTGTATTCCGAAGTTTCAGATGAAGTTATAAGGCCATCTGCCGAGGAATGCAGGATCAACCCGAGAAGTAAATCCACTAAGATGAGATGGGCGATCAAAGCCTGA
- a CDS encoding sugar ABC transporter permease, giving the protein MNKKPRKTLVRGFKDNLPYLLMLLPAIVTVFLFNYLPIYGVLIAFQDFMPGDKIFSDTTIWVGFSNFTRFFSDVQFLPLMKNTFLLCIYGFIIGFPLPIIVSLSLNALRKKKAGKIFQTIFTAPHFISLVVLVGMLQLFFGRYGLVNNIAAGMGLERFSYFLENSAFRPLYILSSNWQDFGWSAVIYIAALSNVDPGQHEAAMIDGASRFQRILHVDIPAIMPMISVMLIMSIGGLMGVGYEKALLMQTDGNLAVSELIATYVYKKGLTGVPDQAYATAIGLFNSVINVVLLIIANTLSKRFSENSLW; this is encoded by the coding sequence ATGAATAAAAAGCCTAGAAAGACGTTGGTGCGTGGGTTTAAGGATAATCTTCCTTATCTTCTTATGCTACTACCTGCCATTGTAACTGTTTTTCTTTTTAATTATCTGCCGATATATGGAGTTCTTATCGCTTTTCAGGACTTTATGCCCGGTGACAAGATCTTTTCAGACACAACCATATGGGTAGGATTTAGTAACTTTACAAGATTCTTTAGTGATGTTCAGTTCCTGCCGCTTATGAAGAACACTTTTTTATTGTGTATCTATGGTTTTATCATTGGTTTTCCACTTCCAATAATTGTTTCGCTTTCACTTAATGCACTTAGAAAAAAGAAAGCAGGCAAGATATTCCAGACCATTTTTACAGCGCCGCATTTTATCTCGCTTGTAGTACTTGTTGGTATGCTACAGCTCTTCTTCGGAAGATATGGACTTGTCAACAATATAGCGGCTGGTATGGGGCTTGAGAGATTCTCTTATTTCCTTGAAAACTCAGCTTTTAGACCTTTGTATATCTTGTCCAGTAACTGGCAGGATTTTGGATGGAGCGCAGTGATCTATATTGCAGCTTTGTCTAACGTGGATCCGGGTCAGCACGAAGCCGCTATGATCGACGGTGCCAGCAGATTCCAGAGGATACTTCATGTTGATATTCCTGCGATCATGCCTATGATAAGCGTGATGCTGATCATGTCCATCGGCGGTCTTATGGGAGTCGGTTATGAGAAGGCGCTCCTTATGCAGACAGATGGTAACCTTGCCGTGAGCGAACTGATAGCAACTTATGTATATAAGAAGGGTCTTACAGGAGTCCCTGATCAGGCATATGCTACAGCGATCGGACTTTTTAACTCGGTTATCAATGTGGTACTTTTGATCATTGCCAATACGCTATCGAAGCGTTTTTCTGAGAACTCTCTTTGGTGA
- a CDS encoding immunoglobulin-like domain-containing protein, whose translation MRKKFVAMLMTLICTVSVAACSNGAASGGDNTAPVIEGAADATVMAGTEFDALSGITASDDQDGDLSSVIKVEATPSLDFKNGKATPENAGSYELVYSVTDKGGLTTESYATLTVTKMTGDEEVYKEFDFSKAGEVDNKGWEVKIGDNAKATGQLKQGAYVFDIENPGESDGEVALSKSGFEVKKADYTVKVWAKSTKPTYAHIIARDENAADWATFGGSYNVQITEEVAPYELTFSSDKEGKCELMINMGKITPNPDNAEDTTPEDFTVTIDKIEIYESVGEEELVASYTADPSKDNLTVEAGDGAEAGVTFEDGSAKTDITAYPSADGGVWSIKTDISIGDVKIENGKKYYYRFNVNAANGQTGEVLVESREKGFECRANFNTLDAPAGEEITVEGVFTAEADVEDPVIRLQIGNAPEGVTDNEIVINSIEFGTVEGDKEVTKTIDSFMAFGRNSANADNTDLPWETFNGTDEDNDKGVGVIWAEDGSFFYRIDNGGTVDWHNKLICGYTGNPLTLESDAYYTIEITVKAQKPVSCGVFLNPMGDWDPRISEGMDITTEYQTFRFTTTDTFITDMDFELLFQFGSEDTAAMGENTIEFSNITIYKMSAM comes from the coding sequence ATGAGAAAAAAGTTTGTGGCAATGCTTATGACACTTATATGTACAGTATCAGTAGCTGCCTGTTCAAACGGCGCAGCATCAGGCGGTGATAATACTGCTCCTGTAATAGAGGGAGCTGCTGATGCTACAGTTATGGCCGGAACAGAGTTTGATGCACTTAGCGGCATAACAGCATCTGATGATCAGGATGGCGACCTTAGCAGTGTGATCAAGGTTGAGGCTACTCCTTCACTTGATTTTAAGAACGGTAAGGCAACACCTGAGAATGCAGGATCTTATGAGCTTGTATATTCTGTAACAGATAAGGGAGGTCTTACTACTGAAAGCTATGCAACTCTTACTGTTACCAAGATGACTGGGGACGAGGAAGTTTATAAAGAGTTTGATTTTAGTAAGGCCGGAGAAGTAGATAATAAAGGCTGGGAAGTTAAGATAGGTGACAATGCCAAGGCAACAGGTCAGCTCAAGCAGGGCGCATATGTTTTTGATATAGAAAATCCCGGAGAGTCTGATGGAGAAGTTGCTCTTTCCAAATCAGGATTTGAAGTCAAAAAAGCTGACTATACTGTAAAAGTCTGGGCTAAGTCAACAAAGCCAACATATGCACATATCATAGCAAGAGATGAAAACGCGGCAGACTGGGCTACTTTTGGCGGATCTTATAACGTTCAGATCACAGAAGAGGTAGCACCTTACGAACTTACTTTTTCTTCAGATAAAGAGGGTAAGTGCGAGCTCATGATCAATATGGGCAAGATCACACCTAACCCTGATAATGCAGAAGATACAACACCTGAAGACTTCACTGTAACTATTGATAAGATCGAGATCTATGAAAGTGTTGGTGAAGAGGAGCTTGTAGCTTCATACACAGCTGATCCTTCTAAAGATAATCTTACTGTAGAAGCAGGCGACGGTGCAGAGGCCGGGGTTACATTCGAAGATGGCAGCGCCAAGACTGATATTACAGCTTATCCATCTGCTGATGGCGGAGTATGGAGCATTAAGACAGATATTTCAATAGGCGATGTTAAGATTGAGAATGGAAAGAAGTACTATTACAGATTCAATGTTAATGCTGCTAACGGACAGACTGGTGAAGTTCTGGTAGAAAGTAGGGAAAAGGGCTTTGAGTGCAGAGCTAACTTTAATACGCTGGATGCACCTGCCGGTGAGGAGATAACAGTCGAGGGCGTATTTACTGCAGAAGCTGACGTAGAGGATCCTGTTATCCGCCTTCAGATAGGTAACGCTCCTGAGGGAGTAACTGATAATGAGATAGTTATAAACAGCATCGAATTTGGAACAGTAGAAGGTGATAAGGAAGTTACTAAGACAATTGATTCTTTCATGGCATTTGGAAGAAATAGTGCCAACGCAGATAATACAGATCTTCCATGGGAGACCTTCAATGGAACTGATGAAGATAATGACAAGGGAGTTGGCGTTATCTGGGCAGAAGACGGAAGCTTCTTTTACCGTATTGATAATGGAGGCACAGTAGACTGGCACAACAAGCTTATCTGCGGTTATACAGGCAATCCTCTTACTCTTGAATCAGATGCTTACTATACGATCGAGATAACAGTTAAGGCACAAAAGCCTGTATCTTGCGGAGTATTCCTCAATCCTATGGGAGACTGGGATCCCAGGATCTCAGAAGGAATGGATATCACAACTGAGTATCAGACCTTCAGATTTACTACTACAGATACATTCATCACAGATATGGATTTCGAGCTTCTGTTCCAGTTTGGTTCTGAGGACACAGCAGCTATGGGAGAAAATACTATAGAGTTTTCTAACATTACTATCTATAAGATGAGCGCTATGTAA
- a CDS encoding extracellular solute-binding protein, whose translation MKRYKKLSALVLAAVMTSSLAGCGSGDKQSASASDIDALVSEYGFQWEDPTKPIVNEKGSQEISFNIYSSKNASALDYNDMKIMQDLYDQTGVKVNWENVSESVYSQQKSLIFGNSENRPDAIYHAGMDSGEIIKYAKRKVLLPISDYLDYMPNLKKLLEERPDIKNQLLNVEDGKIYSLPRIEEMGLLEFPNLLFLNAQWAKDAINAGAVTGLSESDVQDGLTLTADQMEQILAYFRDNDMNGNGKSDDERPLSFVYNNWQGNQCDLYGMFGLNDNLEHRVVVDGKVTYTVTDDRFKEATNYIASWVDNGLIDKVSFEQSQDNFLAGGKGLETYGAFYWWESETVVSNPEDYIVCSPLIGPNGDQTICVSNNPEIGTGEVVVFADCKYPEILLAYFDRYYDPLISAQINYGPVGVVYEEELDDSGMLVQKPLPEGVTADELRLQNAPLGIINLGEYAWNNVVNMEPRAKLRLERLDQVARPYVDAKVTPCPNLQFTLEELNTLGNYESNMNDYIRTNLIAWLMKGGVTDSDWEAFQNDLNGKVKLPEIQQVYQDAYDRYISQ comes from the coding sequence ATGAAAAGGTATAAAAAACTAAGTGCTCTGGTTCTTGCAGCGGTTATGACTTCGTCGCTTGCCGGCTGCGGATCTGGAGATAAGCAAAGTGCATCAGCATCTGACATAGATGCACTTGTAAGTGAGTATGGATTTCAGTGGGAGGATCCTACAAAGCCTATAGTCAATGAAAAAGGTTCACAGGAGATAAGCTTTAATATCTATTCTTCCAAGAACGCTTCTGCACTTGATTATAACGATATGAAGATCATGCAGGATCTGTATGATCAGACTGGTGTCAAAGTAAACTGGGAGAATGTATCTGAATCTGTATATTCTCAGCAAAAGAGTCTTATCTTTGGTAACAGTGAGAACCGCCCTGATGCTATCTATCATGCAGGTATGGATTCGGGAGAGATAATCAAGTATGCAAAGCGTAAAGTTCTTTTGCCAATAAGTGATTATCTTGATTATATGCCCAATCTTAAAAAGCTTCTGGAAGAACGTCCTGATATCAAGAACCAGCTGCTAAATGTAGAGGATGGCAAGATCTATTCCCTTCCTCGTATTGAAGAGATGGGACTTTTAGAGTTCCCTAACCTTCTGTTTCTGAATGCTCAGTGGGCCAAAGATGCTATAAATGCCGGAGCAGTTACAGGTTTATCTGAAAGCGATGTCCAGGACGGACTTACTCTTACAGCTGATCAGATGGAGCAGATCCTTGCTTACTTCAGAGACAATGATATGAACGGCAATGGTAAGAGCGATGATGAAAGACCTCTTAGCTTTGTATATAACAACTGGCAGGGCAATCAGTGCGATCTGTATGGTATGTTCGGCCTTAATGATAACCTTGAGCACAGAGTTGTTGTAGATGGCAAGGTGACATATACAGTTACTGATGACAGATTCAAGGAAGCTACTAATTATATAGCAAGCTGGGTAGACAATGGCCTTATCGACAAGGTTTCATTCGAGCAGAGCCAGGACAACTTCCTTGCAGGCGGCAAAGGCCTTGAAACATATGGCGCTTTCTACTGGTGGGAGAGTGAGACAGTAGTATCTAATCCTGAAGATTATATCGTATGCAGTCCTCTTATCGGACCAAACGGCGATCAGACAATCTGTGTATCCAATAACCCTGAGATTGGAACAGGTGAAGTTGTAGTGTTTGCAGATTGTAAATATCCTGAGATCCTCCTTGCATACTTCGACCGCTACTATGATCCGCTTATATCCGCACAGATCAACTATGGTCCTGTAGGCGTTGTATATGAAGAGGAACTTGATGATAGCGGAATGCTGGTTCAAAAGCCGCTTCCGGAGGGAGTTACAGCTGATGAACTTCGTCTTCAGAATGCGCCTCTTGGCATCATCAATCTTGGAGAGTATGCATGGAACAATGTTGTCAACATGGAGCCTAGAGCAAAACTCCGCCTTGAGAGACTTGATCAGGTGGCAAGACCTTATGTAGATGCTAAGGTAACCCCATGTCCTAACCTTCAGTTCACTCTTGAAGAGCTCAATACTCTTGGCAACTACGAAAGCAACATGAATGACTATATAAGGACCAATCTCATTGCATGGCTTATGAAAGGCGGCGTGACAGACAGCGACTGGGAAGCTTTCCAGAATGACCTTAATGGCAAAGTTAAACTTCCTGAGATCCAGCAGGTATATCAGGATGCTTATGACAGATATATAAGTCAGTAA
- a CDS encoding LacI family DNA-binding transcriptional regulator: MANNKVTMQDIADACGLSRNTVSKVFNGRGNVPSNTRNHILKKAEELGYKAIPSEKVFQQSSHGKVIALLSNKLPAEYHFGTYFVTTFTDRICRAGYNLKMFEISSEELKRKELPPHFIPDQTAGIVGIELFDQDYLDYICKLGIPTIMLDSPTHASKKLMGCDFVAMESRAGIIEIVNYIISKGAGKIGFYGDSEHCGSFYDRWIGYRTALIDAGIDYNEDYCILDPDASPYADTDWIVSRLNKMKELPDAFVCANDFLAAHLMNALKKMGLSIPGDIMVTGFDGTPQASIVEPALTTVQIPSVEIGRISAEVLLRRIGNPGIPYSWTHVECTPMFRNSTRK, from the coding sequence ATGGCCAACAATAAAGTGACTATGCAGGATATCGCAGACGCCTGCGGATTATCCAGAAATACAGTATCCAAAGTTTTCAACGGACGAGGCAATGTCCCTTCAAATACACGTAATCATATATTAAAAAAAGCTGAGGAGCTCGGCTACAAAGCCATCCCCAGCGAAAAAGTCTTCCAGCAGTCTTCTCATGGAAAGGTAATCGCACTTCTTTCCAATAAGCTCCCTGCTGAATACCATTTTGGTACATATTTTGTTACTACTTTTACAGACAGGATATGCAGAGCAGGTTATAACCTTAAGATGTTCGAGATATCTTCAGAAGAGCTTAAACGCAAAGAACTCCCGCCCCACTTCATCCCGGATCAGACTGCCGGAATAGTGGGAATAGAGCTGTTTGATCAAGACTATCTTGATTATATATGTAAGCTCGGAATCCCTACGATAATGCTCGACAGCCCCACACACGCTTCCAAAAAGCTCATGGGATGCGACTTCGTAGCTATGGAAAGCCGTGCCGGAATAATAGAAATAGTAAACTATATTATTAGTAAAGGTGCAGGAAAGATTGGATTCTACGGTGACAGTGAACACTGCGGAAGTTTCTATGACAGATGGATAGGATACCGGACAGCCCTTATAGATGCCGGCATAGATTATAACGAAGATTACTGCATCTTAGATCCGGATGCATCTCCATACGCAGACACAGACTGGATCGTATCAAGACTTAATAAAATGAAAGAGCTGCCGGATGCCTTTGTATGCGCAAATGACTTCCTTGCAGCCCATCTAATGAATGCTCTTAAAAAGATGGGATTATCTATTCCAGGCGACATAATGGTAACAGGATTCGACGGAACACCTCAGGCCTCTATCGTAGAGCCCGCACTTACAACCGTCCAGATCCCCAGTGTAGAGATAGGCCGCATCTCAGCAGAAGTTCTCCTTAGAAGGATCGGCAATCCCGGCATCCCCTACAGCTGGACCCATGTGGAATGCACACCCATGTTCAGAAACAGCACCAGAAAATAA
- a CDS encoding carbohydrate ABC transporter permease: MDNSISNTSALNKEKALIKRRSIKKLSLGDRVFYFINTLFLTLLALIILYPVYFIIIASISDPDAVLGGQVYLYPVKITLDGFEKILHRNDIWTGYLNTIWYTVITVVLSLAVTIPAGWALSRKKLPGRKFWMVFFIIPMFFGGGLIPFYNVMSSLHLINSQWAIILPAILSVWNLFMTKTFFESSIPEGLLEAARIDGAGKFRTFYSIVLPLAKPIIAVMALYYAVGQWNSYFNAMIFLQDETKYPLQLVLKEILIASESTVGGSGETILQQYRLANQLKYVSVIVSSIPVLCLYPFVQKYFAQGVMLGSLKD; the protein is encoded by the coding sequence ATGGATAATTCTATCAGCAATACTTCTGCTTTAAATAAAGAGAAAGCCCTAATAAAGAGAAGATCTATCAAAAAGCTATCGCTTGGGGACAGAGTGTTCTATTTTATCAATACTTTGTTTCTGACACTGCTTGCACTGATAATCCTGTATCCTGTTTATTTTATCATCATAGCATCTATATCAGATCCGGATGCGGTTTTGGGTGGTCAGGTTTATCTATATCCTGTCAAGATTACACTTGATGGATTTGAGAAGATACTTCACAGAAACGATATCTGGACAGGTTATCTGAACACTATCTGGTACACAGTGATCACTGTGGTGTTGTCACTTGCTGTAACGATTCCTGCAGGATGGGCTCTTAGCAGGAAGAAACTTCCGGGCAGGAAATTCTGGATGGTCTTTTTTATAATTCCCATGTTCTTCGGAGGTGGTCTTATTCCTTTTTACAATGTTATGAGCAGTCTCCATCTTATCAATTCACAGTGGGCTATCATACTTCCGGCTATCCTGTCTGTATGGAATCTGTTCATGACCAAGACTTTCTTCGAGTCATCGATCCCTGAAGGATTATTGGAAGCGGCAAGAATTGATGGCGCGGGGAAGTTCAGGACTTTCTATTCTATAGTACTGCCACTTGCCAAACCTATCATTGCGGTTATGGCACTATACTACGCGGTAGGTCAGTGGAACAGCTACTTTAATGCGATGATCTTTTTGCAGGATGAGACCAAGTATCCGCTTCAGCTTGTACTTAAAGAGATACTGATCGCTTCAGAGAGCACTGTAGGAGGCAGCGGAGAGACAATACTGCAGCAGTACAGACTTGCTAACCAGCTCAAATACGTATCGGTTATCGTATCAAGTATTCCGGTTCTGTGCTTATATCCTTTTGTTCAGAAATATTTTGCACAGGGTGTAATGCTTGGATCTCTTAAAGACTGA
- a CDS encoding ABC transporter ATP-binding protein gives MAMRLSTKTDKPKDTKGALKRLLKYCFEYKFRLCITIIMCFCGNLLALAGPKLAGNAIEEISHGSGRINMQIVIHYVILMICCYVASALISYIVSVTMMKTGRLIAHRMRQDIFNKLMTLPVGYFDRNQVGDIISRVSYDVDVISTSISTDTVQILTSIVTVVGAFIMMFMISPQLVVITLVTIPLAVMYTRFMGKRTRPLFSKRSAKYGQMNGFVEEMFSGQKTILAYGREKKVTENFDVINSEAADLFYRSEYYGMTIGPSVGFINNLGLALTGMFGSVLYLYRIVNLGEISSFVLYTRKFSGPINEIANIVNDLFSALAASERVFRLIDEEEETVDVEGARELTDVRGDVEFDHVKFGYIEGRTIIKDFSFKVPAGQRIAIVGKTGAGKTTLINLLMRFYDVNEGHIYVDGNEIRSLTRKSLRRAYAMVLQDTWLFEGTVFENIAYGCDNVSRQDVINAAKSAHIHSFITHLPKGYDTVISEDGGNISKGQKQLLTIARAFLYDASILILDEATSNVDTTTEQEIQKAMTSLMKGRTCFVIAHRLSTIQNSDNILVLDQGDIIEQGTHQSLMDQKGTYYDMYMSQWQ, from the coding sequence ATGGCAATGCGACTTTCGACCAAAACTGATAAGCCCAAAGATACTAAAGGTGCATTAAAGCGCCTTTTAAAGTACTGCTTTGAGTATAAGTTTAGGCTATGTATCACTATTATCATGTGCTTTTGCGGCAATCTCCTTGCTTTAGCAGGTCCCAAGCTTGCAGGTAATGCAATAGAAGAGATATCCCACGGGTCAGGACGCATCAACATGCAGATCGTAATCCATTATGTGATTCTGATGATCTGCTGTTATGTGGCATCCGCCCTTATTTCATACATTGTATCTGTCACAATGATGAAAACAGGAAGACTCATTGCCCACAGGATGAGGCAGGATATTTTCAATAAGCTTATGACTCTTCCTGTAGGATATTTTGACCGCAATCAGGTGGGAGATATCATAAGCAGAGTTTCTTATGACGTTGATGTTATCTCAACGTCTATTTCTACTGATACAGTTCAGATCCTTACCAGTATCGTTACGGTTGTGGGTGCTTTTATCATGATGTTTATGATATCCCCGCAGCTTGTAGTCATAACTCTTGTCACAATCCCGCTTGCAGTTATGTATACAAGATTTATGGGCAAAAGAACCAGACCTCTTTTTTCCAAAAGAAGCGCCAAGTATGGCCAGATGAACGGCTTCGTTGAGGAGATGTTCTCCGGGCAAAAGACGATTCTGGCTTACGGCAGGGAAAAGAAGGTTACGGAAAACTTTGATGTTATCAATTCTGAAGCCGCAGATCTTTTCTACAGGTCAGAATATTATGGAATGACCATCGGCCCTTCTGTAGGTTTTATCAATAACCTGGGTCTTGCTCTTACCGGCATGTTTGGTAGCGTCTTGTATTTATACAGGATTGTTAATCTTGGAGAGATTTCCTCTTTTGTCTTATATACAAGAAAATTTTCAGGTCCTATTAACGAGATCGCAAATATTGTTAATGACCTGTTTTCAGCGCTGGCAGCGTCTGAGAGAGTCTTCAGGCTCATTGATGAAGAGGAGGAGACTGTAGACGTTGAGGGTGCCAGGGAGCTTACAGATGTAAGGGGCGATGTGGAATTTGACCACGTTAAGTTCGGCTACATCGAGGGCCGCACTATAATCAAGGACTTCTCCTTCAAGGTTCCTGCAGGTCAGCGTATTGCTATTGTTGGTAAGACGGGGGCAGGCAAGACTACTCTTATCAACCTTCTTATGAGATTTTATGATGTGAACGAAGGCCATATCTACGTTGATGGTAACGAGATAAGGTCCCTTACCAGAAAGAGCCTTCGAAGAGCCTATGCGATGGTACTTCAGGATACCTGGCTTTTTGAGGGAACTGTTTTTGAGAACATAGCTTATGGCTGCGACAATGTATCAAGGCAGGATGTTATAAATGCGGCTAAATCTGCCCATATTCATTCTTTTATAACCCACCTTCCAAAGGGCTATGACACTGTTATTAGCGAAGACGGCGGCAATATCTCTAAGGGTCAGAAGCAGCTCCTTACTATAGCGAGAGCTTTTTTGTATGATGCAAGTATTCTGATACTTGATGAAGCAACTTCCAATGTCGATACTACTACTGAGCAGGAGATTCAGAAGGCTATGACAAGTCTTATGAAGGGACGTACCTGCTTTGTAATAGCTCATAGACTATCTACTATTCAGAATTCCGACAACATCCTAGTTTTAGACCAGGGGGATATCATCGAGCAGGGAACTCACCAGAGCCTTATGGACCAAAAAGGAACTTATTACGATATGTACATGTCCCAGTGGCAGTAA
- a CDS encoding zinc ribbon domain-containing protein → MAFCEKCGAKISDNAVFCPGCGNKIEKKEEVAAQSVAVETTTGHKSGFRLREVSAESMAQAGINETVFANRVESVDDLKLNDCLFTLYKKLISPVSKIEHLTIAIQNNECEIAAKKAYEGETPSGSEYLSRFFISLFVAPVVTIFAALILGVIGLIFGAELTSSFCWLLYWLSLILLTIVPLKIKYRKISRTTMSRYNNHDIPILENEIKDYENQRNKIVLAIKDYICYCPPAYRHSSALSYFVDSYTNTRVNNLQEAVRAFDEHKRSQDVLNAMKCIYSVLEDIRAEQIRTNEQLASLQASVWAANFIF, encoded by the coding sequence ATGGCTTTTTGCGAAAAATGTGGAGCAAAAATATCAGATAATGCTGTATTTTGCCCAGGGTGTGGGAACAAGATTGAGAAGAAAGAGGAAGTGGCAGCTCAGAGTGTAGCGGTTGAGACTACAACCGGACATAAAAGCGGCTTTAGATTGAGAGAAGTATCGGCAGAATCAATGGCGCAAGCCGGAATAAATGAAACGGTTTTTGCAAACAGAGTAGAATCAGTTGATGACCTGAAGCTCAACGATTGCCTGTTTACGCTCTACAAAAAATTGATTTCTCCGGTTAGCAAGATTGAGCATTTAACGATTGCAATACAAAATAACGAATGTGAAATAGCAGCGAAAAAAGCATATGAGGGTGAAACACCTAGTGGTTCAGAATACCTATCTAGGTTCTTCATTTCACTTTTCGTAGCTCCGGTTGTTACGATTTTTGCTGCGTTAATTTTGGGGGTGATTGGGTTGATTTTTGGAGCCGAACTGACTTCTTCTTTTTGTTGGCTACTATATTGGCTTTCCTTAATTTTATTGACCATAGTACCGTTAAAGATCAAATATCGTAAAATTTCAAGGACAACGATGTCCAGATACAATAACCATGATATACCGATACTTGAGAATGAAATAAAGGATTATGAGAATCAGCGTAATAAAATAGTTTTGGCAATTAAGGACTATATCTGTTACTGTCCGCCTGCATACAGACATAGCAGTGCACTTTCTTACTTTGTTGATTCATACACGAACACCAGGGTTAATAATCTTCAGGAGGCTGTTCGCGCCTTTGATGAGCACAAGCGTTCACAGGATGTGCTGAATGCTATGAAATGTATCTATTCAGTTCTTGAAGATATCAGAGCTGAGCAGATAAGAACTAATGAGCAGCTAGCATCATTACAGGCGTCAGTATGGGCAGCAAACTTCATATTTTGA